From Loxodonta africana isolate mLoxAfr1 chromosome 2, mLoxAfr1.hap2, whole genome shotgun sequence, the proteins below share one genomic window:
- the AMACR gene encoding alpha-methylacyl-CoA racemase isoform X2, with the protein MALWGVRVLELAGLAPGPFCGMVLADFGAQVIRVDPPGSHGDISQLGRGKRSLVVNLKQPQGAAVLRRLCAQADVVLEPFRGGVMEKLQLGPEILQQENPRLIYARLSGFGQSGRFSGVAGHDINFLALSGVLSKIGRSGENPYAPLNLLADFGGGGLMCTLGIVMALFERTRSGRGQVIDASMVEGTAYLSSFLWKTQKVGLWEQPRGQNLLDGGAPFYTTYQTADGEFMAVGALEPQFYKLLIKGRRCQHRLKCPPDPRSSLLTSIPLQPVVQSNPCLKSWLREWFLSWANRRAWAKFC; encoded by the exons ATGGCGCTGTGGGGAGTCCGCGTCTTGGAGCTGGCGGGCCTGGCCCCGGGCCCGTTCTGCGGCATGGTTCTGGCGGACTTCGGGGCGCAGGTGATACGTGTGGACCCGCCGGGCAGCCACGGCGACATCAGCCAGTTGGGCCGGGGCAAGCGCTCGCTGGTTGTGAACCTGAAGCAACCGCAGGGCGCGGCGGTGCTGCGGCGTCTGTGCGCCCAGGCCGACGTGGTGCTGGAACCTTTCCGCGGAG gTGTCATGGAGAAACTCCAGCTCGGCCCAGAAATTCTCCAGCAGGAGAATCCAAGGCTCATCTATGCCAGGTTGAGTGGATTTGGCCAGTCAGGAAGGTTCTCAGGGGTAGCAGGGCATGATATCAACTTTTTGGCTTTGTCAG GTGTTCTATCAAAAATTGGCAGAAGTGGTGAGAATCCGTATGCCCCTCTGAACCTCCTGGCTGACTTTGGTGGCGGTGGCCTCATGTGCACACTGGGCATCGTGATGGCTCTTTTTGAACGCACACGCTCGGGCAGAGGTCAGGTCATCGATGCCAGCATG GTGGAAGGGACAGCGTATCTGAGTTCTTTTctgtggaaaacacagaaagtgGGCCTGTGGGAACAGCCTCGAGGCCAGAACCTGTTAGATGGTGGAGCCCCTTTCTACACAACTTACCAGACGGCAGATGGGGAGTTCATGGCTGTTGGAGCATTAGAACCCCAGTTCTATAAGCTGCTGATCAAGG gcaggagatgccaacatagactcaagtgtccacctgatccaagaagctcactcctcaccagcatccctctccaacccgttgtccagtccaatccatgtctgaagagttggcttcgggaatggttcctgtcctgggccaacagaag ggCTTGGGCTAAATTCTGCTGA
- the AMACR gene encoding alpha-methylacyl-CoA racemase isoform X3, whose translation MALWGVRVLELAGLAPGPFCGMVLADFGAQVIRVDPPGSHGDISQLGRGKRSLVVNLKQPQGAAVLRRLCAQADVVLEPFRGGVMEKLQLGPEILQQENPRLIYARLSGFGQSGRFSGVAGHDINFLALSGGRDSVSEFFSVENTESGPVGTASRPEPVRWWSPFLHNLPDGRWGVHGCWSIRTPVL comes from the exons ATGGCGCTGTGGGGAGTCCGCGTCTTGGAGCTGGCGGGCCTGGCCCCGGGCCCGTTCTGCGGCATGGTTCTGGCGGACTTCGGGGCGCAGGTGATACGTGTGGACCCGCCGGGCAGCCACGGCGACATCAGCCAGTTGGGCCGGGGCAAGCGCTCGCTGGTTGTGAACCTGAAGCAACCGCAGGGCGCGGCGGTGCTGCGGCGTCTGTGCGCCCAGGCCGACGTGGTGCTGGAACCTTTCCGCGGAG gTGTCATGGAGAAACTCCAGCTCGGCCCAGAAATTCTCCAGCAGGAGAATCCAAGGCTCATCTATGCCAGGTTGAGTGGATTTGGCCAGTCAGGAAGGTTCTCAGGGGTAGCAGGGCATGATATCAACTTTTTGGCTTTGTCAG GTGGAAGGGACAGCGTATCTGAGTTCTTTTctgtggaaaacacagaaagtgGGCCTGTGGGAACAGCCTCGAGGCCAGAACCTGTTAGATGGTGGAGCCCCTTTCTACACAACTTACCAGACGGCAGATGGGGAGTTCATGGCTGTTGGAGCATTAGAACCCCAGTTCTATAA